Below is a genomic region from Granulicella sp. L56.
GTGGCGCCTTCCAATATCCAGTGGTCAGCGATAAGTTCTTCGACGATGAGGGAGACGGTGCTGCGCTGGAGTCCGGAGAGCCGCGCGAGATCGGCACGAGAGACCGATGGACGCGTGCGAATGAAGTTGAACAGCAGGTTCCGGTTGATCTGGCGAGGCGTTTTGTTGGAGGCGGTCTGTTTGCCGGCAAAGATAAAGTGCTGCATAGTTAGATTGATTTCCGCCCAGATGTGGCCACCGTCATAGACCAGCGATCTGTTCATTCACAGTGATTCGTCGACGAATTTTGTGTGTAGCCTTTATACCATCGGAATTCAGCATTTCTCCATTCAGATCAAGGTAAATGGCAGATATGCGGGGACCTGACGCCATGAGGCAGCGGAACGACGAATGGGGTTCGGCTGAGATAGCCCCGAACCCCATTTTGACGTGATCTAAAGATGCAGATCTGACCACAATCTAGAGAGTTCCTGAATTCTGAAGAGCTGCCTTCATGCCCGCCCAACTGATGCGGGTGGACTCTTCGTGTGTAGCGGCGCCATGCCAATGCGTCTCCAGGCTGACGGCCCCATGGTAGCCAATGTTTTTGAGATCGCGGAACTGCGCTGTCCAATCGATGAAGCCCTTGTCGACGGGAGACCAGGCGATCTTCCCGTCCGGCCCCTTCACTGCGTTCTTAACATGGCAGTGGAGTATGCGATGCTTTGGCAAGAGATTCCAGCCGGTCGGAAAGGCATCGAGCTCGCCGCGCATCACTGCGTTGGCCGGGTCCCAGTTCAATCCGAAGTGCGGAGACGGAACTGCGGCGAGAGTCCGTGCGGCCTCAGGTGCGGTGGCCGTGTTGCATTCAAACTCGTTCTCGATGACGAGCAGCAGACCGTTCTTACCGCAGGTCTCAGCCGCCTTCTTCAACTGATCGTCGATCGCGGCACGATGAGGCTTCACATCATCAAGCCTCCAGAAATCGAAACAACGGATCTTGTCGGTTTTGAAGCGCTTCGCCAGGGTAATGTATTTGTCGAGGAGTTCCCCCTGTTGCTTGAAGCTGTCATTGGCGCCAAAGTCGTGCTTTGGACTAAATGAAGATTTTGGCGCTTCAGGCCAGTCGACCTTGAAGACCGGGCTACCCATATCAGTGACGCGAAGGCTGTATTTGGCAAGAATCTTCTCGGCGTCGACAAGCTGAGCATCGGAGAGATCATGCAGGCCCTTGCCCCACATGCTGCGCAGCTCCACCCATTGCAGACCGAAGTCTTTGGAGATGACGGAACAGGCGTGATCGAAGTCCGGCGAAATCTCATCGCTGATGACGCCAATCTTGAATGGTGATTTCGGCACCAAGGCAAAGAGTGGCTGCGCTGCACAGGCCGCAGCGGCGATGCCTGCTCCGGCGAGAAAATTACGTCGTGAAAAAACTTCCATGATTGATCCCCTTCTACTCTTCTGATTCGGTTTGAATCCATTAGTTTGCTCAAGCTGGAGAGGCCGGACGCTCTTGAGAAGAACGCCCGGCCCTTCGCCGATCTGCATGCTCGGATAATTCTAGAACGAGATTCGTGCCGACGTTGCCGCTCGCGTTCGAGACAGACTGATGAGCGATGATCATCTTCGATTCAGTAGCAGTAACATTTTGCATCAGCAACAGATGCGCCAGTGCTATCGGTAATAGTGCCCGACAGGGTAGCGTTGACGGCCTGCCCAAACATGAAATTCGTGGAACTCAGCACAAGAATGACAAAAATTTTATTGCGAACCATGTGAACCTCCAGGAGTGGTGCATCACTTCACGGTCAAGCAGGTTATTGTTCGCAGAACGAACGAAACGGTATCAGCGCGGCCTGAAAATAGCAACAGAAAATACTAAAAAATTATTGAGCGATTCGGCTTCGTTTGAAATGGCGCTGGACTAGCCCACATAAGCGGAGGTAGGATGCCCAGCATGAGCCTTTCAATGTCCCGCCGTAACCTGTTGCGTGGAGGTACGATGCTGAGCGCCTCGGCCTTTCTTTCTAACCCTGGCTTCGCTTTCGCAGGCGAGAACAAATCAGCCTCCTCCTCTCCGATACGGTTGGGAATCGCCAGCTACACCTTCAGAAATTTCGACCAGGCCCACCTGATCGATTTCATGAAGCAGCTCAAGACGGCTTATTTGAACCTGAAAGACACCCATCTCCCCATGACTCCTCTGGACCAGGTGGCCACCAAGGCAGCCGAGTACAGAGCAGCCGGAATGACTTTGACTGCACTTGGAACAATTTATTTCCCAAAAGACGACGATGATGATATCCGCGCAAAATTTGAGTATTGCAAAGCTGCCGGTGTATCTCTCATCGTTGGCGCTCCGACACATGAGACGCTGCCGCGAGTAGAAAAATTTGTGAAGGAGTACAACATTCGCGTGGGCATCCACAATCATGGACCGGAGGACAAACAGTGGCCTTCCCCATTGACGGTGCTCGATGCGGTGAAAGATATGGACCCGCGCATGGGCTGCTGCATCGATGTAGGTCACACGATGCGTACCGGAACCGATGTTGTTGACGCAATTCGCAAAGCGGGGCCGCGCCTATTTGATATCCACATGAAAGATCTCGCCCAGAGCAACGTGAAGGAGAGCCAAGTAGCAGTGGGCGATGGGCTGATGCCGGTACCGCAGATATTCAAGGCACTGATTGAAATGCGCTATCCCGGACAGGTCGACTTGGAGTACGAGATCTTCCCGTCTGATCCGCTGCCTGGAGTCATCAAGAGCTTCGCTTATATGCGCGGAGTGCTTGCCGGCATGGGCTATAAGGGGTAGGGCTTGCATCTATTCTGGACGCAGCGTGATGCCTTCTAAACCGATATAGCTGCCAATTAGTGCGTGGTTGCTACTTTTAAAGATGCGGTCGCCAGAATGTATCCAGGAGAACTTCGGATACGAAACCTGGCGACCGCATCAGTTTTACTTCGATATGCGCAGAAAGAGAACGCCGTGCCCCGGCACCGTTACCGTATAGGGCTCGCGAATGGTCCCAAGGTCCTTTGACAACCAAAGGTCTTTTGCCTTAACTGCGTGGCCGAATCCAAGCTTGCCGAAATCTACTTGTGTGGTCAATGGAGAGGGTGCCCGATTGAAGATGCCGACAGCCTTCGAACCATCCGCCAAAGGCTTGGCCCATATTTCAATGGGGCCTTCAGCACTGACACGGTCGCCTTGCTTCCCTGCCGAATCCTGATCGACGGCAATCACATCTCGATTCGTCAGAATCCCAATGGTCTCAGGCGTCATGGTCGTCAGATCGTTGCCTGCCAGCAAAGGCGCGGCAAGAATAGCCCACAGCGCCATGTGCGTGCGGTATTCATCCGCCGTCATACCTCCATTACCAACCTCCAGCATGTCAGGATCATTCCAATGGCCAGGGCCGGCAAAACGGGACAGCCCAGCCTGACCGAAACCAATCTCTGCCATGCGGGAGTAATGGTCGTTGATGTCTCCTGTCGTGCGCCAGAGATTGCCGCCGACGTTCGTGCCCCATCGCCAGACCGCATCGTCGCCATATTGGCAAAGGCTGTACACGATGGGCCGATCGGTACTGCGTAGAGCATCGCGCATCTTTATATAGGAGTCCACCATGATCTTATTGGCAGCCTCAGGAGTCGGAGCAGCACGCATCTGGTCGCGCAGGCCGCACAGATCGTACTTCAGATAATCAATCCCCCATGCCGCGTAGGTTTGCGCATCCTGCAATTCATGCCAATAGCTCCCCTCGAACTTCGCGCAGGTGGTTGTCCCCGGCGAAGAGTAAATGCCGAGCTTCAGCCCCTTGCTATGAACGAAGTCAGCCAGTGCCTTCATATCAGGAAATCTGTCGTTCGGATGGATGATGCCCTGCGCGTCGCGCGTACCCTGCCAGGTATCGTCAATGTTCATATAGGTATAGCCCGCATCGCGCATACCACTTGAGACCATGGCCTCTGCCTGCGCACGAATGGTTGCGTCATCAATCTTGCGATGAAAATGATTCCAACTGTTCCATCCCATCGGTGGGTGCATGGCCAGACCATTCTGCTGCGCCGGCGCTACGCCCAAAACAAGAAAGAGAAAGGATGCGAGGGCAACACAGGCAGTCCGTATTCGTAAGAGCGTCATAAGCAAAAGACTCCGATGTGAATTCTGTCCGTTAACTGCTATGGCAAATAACTGCTATGGCAAAACAGTGAGATTTATACGTGAGTGCATGGATGGAAGGCAAATTGAAGACTTTTATCTGCAAAAATAAAATTTTATTTCCTTGATTTGTGCAGCCTGATCCACTGAACCCCAACAACGTAGGAAGACCGCCGCTTTCGGCCTCAATGGAGATATGGCTCGATCGCGAAAGTCGCACTCCTTCTGCTACAGCGCACAAATTTATCGCACAGGAAGCATACATCTCCATCGGCAAGTTATAATCACAAAAGCCGATCACACAATCGCAACAAGAGTCGGAGAGTTGGCCGAGTGGCTGAAGGCGGCGGTTTGCTAAACCGTTATAGGGTCAAAAGCTCTATCGGGGGTTCGAATCCCCCACTCTCCGCCAGAACCTTCGGCAAGCCACTCAAAATATTCGCAAACTACACAATATAAAGCGGATATTGTCAGCCTTTGTTTGTGCATACAGCGCGGGTAAAGCGGGTTAGTAAGGCCAAAGAAGCGATTTTACCTTGCTAACGCCTCGGAGCCTTACTAAGGGTGGCGAACACTCCCCATCTGTAATGGCTTCCCCCGCACGTAATAGTTTCTATAAGAGGGTGCTCGATTCAATGACTGCGACCATAGACCCCTCTGGCGTTAAGAAACCTCTTGGGAGAATGAGACGCCAAGTGCGGAACCGTTCTAGCTTACCTGCATACTGCCAAGCGCGGATGGTTGATCCCATTCGGCAGCGAGCCCGAACTCCATTTGCTGGCAAGCTACAGGCCAAAGGGCATTCGCTTCTTCTTGTTTTGTTGTGTCCCGAAAACGTAATCCCAAAATGAGGTGATCACGCCGAAGTTACTTTCATCAAGATGGTGATGCACACTGTGTGCAGCCCATCTCTTCTGCAACCATCGGAATGGGATCTGGTTGATGCGCGTCGTGTGTTCCAGATGATGAAGAGCTCCGAAGTAGCAGTATCCGGTTGCGATTCCGCAGATGAAGAAGGAAGCGGATTGAATATGGAGGGCCTTGGCTAAAAGCACCCAAACCAAGGTAAGAACCACGATGCTGGTCGGAAAGAAAAATGCCGAGTGCTTTTCGGGGTTATTGTGGTGAGCTTCGTGCAGTTGAAAGAGAACACTCCTCGGGTCATGAAGAAGCCATCGGTGGATGGAATATTCAATCAAGCTAAATACAGCCATGCCAGACAAAAAGCTGAGGATGGTGGACGGCAAGTTCCACCCATGCCGCATCCCAAAATAAGCAAATAGAAAAGGGCACATGAAGTCAGCCACGTAAGATGCCCAATAGTTGGTGCGGCTCTCTGTGACGGCCTGCGCAAGATCGCGCGCAGCACAGCCAGCCTGTTCAATTCTCGTAGCTATGCTTCGCTTAGGTACAACTTCGATCATCCCGCTTTTCCTCTTTGGAGTGACGTGGCCGTGCTTCCCAGATGATGGCGGCCAGAACGGTGCCTTAAGTTTCACGGTCCGTACTCTTCCGAATCGCGCCCGGGCGATGTGCAGTTCAGACGGAACAACTCAATGCCCTCTCTTTAGACGTATCCCGACCTCAATCATTGTAACCACACCGTCGCCGACCCTATGTATCACCGTAGACAAAGCGACAACACGGTGTCCTATATGTGGCCGCCCCGCGGAATGGAGCGTTTTGGTTTGGTCGCGTCTTCAGGTGCTCAACGCCTCCGGCCCGAAGGGAGCCATAGCAAATCAGAACTCGAGCCGGCGAATTGGCTCCTGAATCCAAGTATAGACATCCAATTCTCTTACTAGTTAGAGGATTGGCGAGCGAGTTCGCGATCCAAGGTCTTGAGCTGGACTGGGCCGGAGCATGTTGGGACAGATACTTCCACATCTTCGCTCGTGCGGGATTTCAATGCTCAGCAGAACAGATGTTGTTGGTGAAATAGAAAATCTCGACCGTAACGAGGACTGGTCAGAGTGTTCGTCCTGCTGGAAATAACGCAGTTGGGTTGGCCCACTGCGTTATTTCCAGCGACATCACAGGTTCTATGGCCGAAATTCTGCGACTAATATCCGTTGGGACATAAATGAACTACCTATGCGAGATGGAAGTGCTGGTTGACCGCCTTTCCAAACAGGCATGGGGGCGGGTTAGAAGACGTACTTAAGGGAAAACTGAGCGATACGGGGATCACCCTGGGTGGAAGTGATCGTGCCGAAGCTCGAATTAGTAAAGGTAGTGTTGGGGTTGGCGAGCTGAGTGTGGTTAAGGACATTGAAGTACTCGGCGCGGAAGTCCAGCGTTGTTTCACGGTAGATGGGAAAGGAACGGATGATGGCGGCGTCCCAGTCGGTAAGAGAAGGGCCGCGGAAGGTGCCCTTGATTATGTTGCCGAAGCCGGTTCCGGGGCCACTGTTAACAGGCGCCGAGAAAGCAGCGTCATTCAGCCAGTTGACGCAGGATTTGCCGGCGCCGCAGTGACCTCCTCCGACGACGTTGTTGTAAGCCGCCTTGGTAAAGTCGCGGTTGGGGCGGTCCTGGGTGAGGCCGGTGAGGGAGACGTCACTTCCCATATAAGGAGTGAGGACGTCGCCGGAGCGGAAGCGGACAAGCCCGGTAGTGCGCCAGCCGTTCACAAGGTAGTTGACCGCACGGAAGTCTGAATGCAGCTTGTGGAAGTTATAGACGTAGGACGCCGAAACGACCTGAGTATGGTCGATATCGGAGAGGCCACGGTCGAGGGCCTTGATGTCAGAGACGTAAGCCGCGGCGGGGATGTTGACTGCGTTGGACGGGTAGAGCGGGTAGACATAGGACTCCCCGGGGTTGACGTCTTCGGTATTGGAGATGCGGGTAGCCTGGGGCATGTCATCGTAAGACTTGGAGAAGGTGTAGTTGAACAGGACCGAGAAGTCGCGCGTCATGCTCTTCTGAAGCGTGGCCTGCAGCGAGTTGTAGTGAGCATTGCCGATCATCGCGGTTTCAACGATCTGCGAGTAGTCCGTGGCACAACCGGCGGAGGTGGTGCAGGGTCCAACGACAGGCGCGGTGTTATAAACGCGGCGGGCATTGGTGCTGAGGCCGGAGCCGGTGTTGACGGCGGGGTTGAGCTCCAGGTTCACGAGCTGGTGATGGGAGGTGGAACCGACGTAGGCCAGGCGCATCGACCAGCTCGGGGCAAGCTGCTGCTCGACGATCAGGTTGAAGTCATTGGTAACCGGAACCTGAAAGTTGCCGGAGGGATCGTATTCCGCGACCTGGAAGGCGTTGGGGAAGACTTTATCCTTCGGGAATGGCAGGGTGAAAGGGAAGGGGTTGGATACCGCGCCAACTGAACATCCAGTGCAGTAGGGGTTGCTGAAGGGACCACCGGGGTTGGCGCCTGCCACGGTCCCGTACATGCCGGGGTTAGTAAGCGCGAGCGAGATGGTGTTGGGGACGAAGCTGCCTTGGGTAAGATTGAAAAATGCAGGCAGGCGATCCTGGTAGAAGATGCCGAAGCCACCGCGGATGGCGGTTTTTCCGTCACCAAAGACGTCATAGGCGAAGCC
It encodes:
- a CDS encoding sugar phosphate isomerase/epimerase is translated as MSLSMSRRNLLRGGTMLSASAFLSNPGFAFAGENKSASSSPIRLGIASYTFRNFDQAHLIDFMKQLKTAYLNLKDTHLPMTPLDQVATKAAEYRAAGMTLTALGTIYFPKDDDDDIRAKFEYCKAAGVSLIVGAPTHETLPRVEKFVKEYNIRVGIHNHGPEDKQWPSPLTVLDAVKDMDPRMGCCIDVGHTMRTGTDVVDAIRKAGPRLFDIHMKDLAQSNVKESQVAVGDGLMPVPQIFKALIEMRYPGQVDLEYEIFPSDPLPGVIKSFAYMRGVLAGMGYKG
- a CDS encoding glycoside hydrolase family 27 protein, translating into MTLLRIRTACVALASFLFLVLGVAPAQQNGLAMHPPMGWNSWNHFHRKIDDATIRAQAEAMVSSGMRDAGYTYMNIDDTWQGTRDAQGIIHPNDRFPDMKALADFVHSKGLKLGIYSSPGTTTCAKFEGSYWHELQDAQTYAAWGIDYLKYDLCGLRDQMRAAPTPEAANKIMVDSYIKMRDALRSTDRPIVYSLCQYGDDAVWRWGTNVGGNLWRTTGDINDHYSRMAEIGFGQAGLSRFAGPGHWNDPDMLEVGNGGMTADEYRTHMALWAILAAPLLAGNDLTTMTPETIGILTNRDVIAVDQDSAGKQGDRVSAEGPIEIWAKPLADGSKAVGIFNRAPSPLTTQVDFGKLGFGHAVKAKDLWLSKDLGTIREPYTVTVPGHGVLFLRISK
- a CDS encoding DNA/RNA helicase domain-containing protein; this encodes MASEFAIQGLELDWAGACWDRYFHIFARAGFQCSAEQMLLVK
- a CDS encoding sterol desaturase family protein, whose product is MIEVVPKRSIATRIEQAGCAARDLAQAVTESRTNYWASYVADFMCPFLFAYFGMRHGWNLPSTILSFLSGMAVFSLIEYSIHRWLLHDPRSVLFQLHEAHHNNPEKHSAFFFPTSIVVLTLVWVLLAKALHIQSASFFICGIATGYCYFGALHHLEHTTRINQIPFRWLQKRWAAHSVHHHLDESNFGVITSFWDYVFGTQQNKKKRMPFGL
- a CDS encoding sugar phosphate isomerase/epimerase, which translates into the protein MEVFSRRNFLAGAGIAAAACAAQPLFALVPKSPFKIGVISDEISPDFDHACSVISKDFGLQWVELRSMWGKGLHDLSDAQLVDAEKILAKYSLRVTDMGSPVFKVDWPEAPKSSFSPKHDFGANDSFKQQGELLDKYITLAKRFKTDKIRCFDFWRLDDVKPHRAAIDDQLKKAAETCGKNGLLLVIENEFECNTATAPEAARTLAAVPSPHFGLNWDPANAVMRGELDAFPTGWNLLPKHRILHCHVKNAVKGPDGKIAWSPVDKGFIDWTAQFRDLKNIGYHGAVSLETHWHGAATHEESTRISWAGMKAALQNSGTL